The following are from one region of the Bacillus thuringiensis genome:
- a CDS encoding glycosyltransferase family 2 protein, whose translation MEQLISIIVPMYFEEEVAQECYNCLKSVMLQNNINYEFIFVNDGSTDRTMEILKGISAEDSRAKIINFARNFGHQIAVTAGIDVAKGDAIVIIDADLQDPPEVIPELIAKWEEGYEVVYAKRKRRDGETWFKLVTAKYFYRFLNFMSDINIPKDTGDFRLIDCKVADVFKQMTERNRFVRGMMSWIGFRQTYIEYVRNERFAGETKYPLKKMMRFASDGIIAFSTKPLRMVITLGLISVLISIAVLIYSVIVKFIGQDIQTGWASLMVAITFFSGVQLLGLGIVSQYIARIYDESKNRPIYVVKETVNIEEDIAVDDKDKLNKS comes from the coding sequence TTGGAGCAACTTATTTCAATTATCGTTCCTATGTATTTTGAAGAAGAAGTAGCACAAGAATGTTATAATTGCTTAAAGTCTGTTATGCTACAAAATAATATTAATTATGAATTTATCTTTGTAAATGATGGTAGTACCGATCGGACGATGGAAATTTTAAAAGGTATTTCAGCCGAAGATTCTCGTGCTAAAATCATAAACTTTGCTCGTAATTTTGGACATCAAATAGCTGTAACAGCAGGAATTGATGTTGCTAAAGGTGATGCTATCGTAATCATTGATGCTGATTTACAGGATCCACCTGAAGTCATCCCAGAACTTATCGCAAAATGGGAAGAAGGTTATGAGGTTGTTTACGCGAAAAGAAAACGGCGTGATGGTGAAACTTGGTTTAAACTTGTAACAGCTAAATATTTCTACCGTTTCTTAAATTTCATGTCTGATATTAATATTCCTAAAGACACAGGTGACTTCCGTCTTATTGATTGTAAAGTAGCAGATGTATTCAAACAAATGACAGAACGAAATCGTTTCGTACGTGGAATGATGTCTTGGATTGGATTCCGCCAAACATATATTGAATACGTAAGAAATGAACGTTTTGCGGGTGAAACAAAATATCCCTTAAAGAAAATGATGAGATTTGCCTCAGATGGTATTATTGCATTTTCTACAAAGCCACTAAGAATGGTTATAACTTTAGGTTTAATTTCTGTATTAATTTCTATTGCAGTTTTAATATACTCAGTTATTGTTAAATTTATTGGACAAGATATTCAAACTGGATGGGCTTCACTTATGGTTGCTATCACATTCTTCAGTGGTGTGCAACTTCTTGGTCTTGGTATTGTCAGTCAATATATTGCTCGTATTTATGACGAAAGTAAGAATCGACCAATCTATGTTGTAAAAGAGACTGTAAATATAGAAGAGGATATAGCTGTAGACGATAAAGACAAATTGAATAAATCTTAA
- a CDS encoding DUF6044 family protein translates to MFLKQNNKEIKLLVFAAIILILYLSPLFILGENAHIRVHDNLDSNLSWYKVLARSGEIIGPIDATIPQVINNQLSRNAFSTEFSGIVWLYAFFPNMVAYALSQTITRVVAFIGMYVLLKQHFLPREEWRVIAVGVSLAFALTPFWPSGMLSTLGMPLALWAFLNIRKGERSWKNYFVLTLIPLYSSIVLGFFFFLSGMGVLWLVDLVIKKEWNFRFLFSIIYMTLIYMIVEYRLVSSFFLSTAPNSRDEYFHARLSLWRSLRLTLKNFLLGHTHVMTVHTFVILPVILIALYFIIIKKQWKQEKVFVFLFLFNIALSIWYAFWFYKGWLPLTKRFHILDTFNFARYHFLRPLVIYVLFALGLKVLWLQGKIWRPTVTGFVIAQIILLSFYNEEIIFQNKPSVKEFFAEEQFQKIKEYIDLPLEQYRVANIGLHPAIAQYNGFYTLDTYNNFYPLSYKYEFRKIIEKELAKNETLRTYFDEWGGRCYIFTEELGKHYMFTKKSNRRLKNVELNIEHFKKMGGRYIFSAVPIENTAENNLSLEKIFTSKTSAWEIYLYEAI, encoded by the coding sequence ATGTTTTTAAAACAGAATAACAAAGAAATAAAGTTACTGGTTTTTGCAGCAATCATACTCATTCTTTATTTGTCTCCTTTATTTATTCTTGGAGAAAATGCGCATATTCGCGTTCATGATAATCTTGATTCCAATCTGTCCTGGTATAAGGTTTTGGCAAGGAGCGGAGAGATAATAGGTCCGATTGATGCTACCATTCCACAGGTGATAAACAATCAATTGTCAAGAAACGCATTTAGTACGGAATTTAGTGGTATCGTTTGGTTGTATGCTTTTTTTCCAAATATGGTTGCGTATGCATTGAGTCAAACGATTACAAGAGTGGTTGCATTTATAGGGATGTATGTTCTTTTAAAACAACATTTTTTACCTAGAGAGGAATGGAGGGTCATTGCAGTAGGAGTTTCATTAGCTTTTGCTCTTACTCCTTTCTGGCCGTCAGGAATGCTTAGTACTCTCGGAATGCCTCTTGCACTTTGGGCATTTTTAAATATTCGAAAAGGAGAAAGGTCGTGGAAGAACTATTTCGTACTCACTCTTATTCCTCTATACTCGAGTATTGTTTTAGGTTTTTTCTTTTTTTTAAGCGGAATGGGAGTCCTTTGGTTAGTGGACTTAGTAATAAAAAAAGAATGGAACTTTCGTTTTCTTTTTTCAATTATTTATATGACGCTCATTTACATGATTGTAGAATATCGCTTAGTATCTTCCTTCTTTTTATCTACTGCACCTAACAGTAGAGATGAATATTTTCATGCAAGATTATCGTTATGGCGATCTCTCCGTCTCACATTGAAAAATTTCCTTCTAGGACATACCCATGTCATGACAGTCCATACATTTGTTATTTTACCTGTCATACTTATTGCGTTGTATTTTATTATTATTAAGAAACAATGGAAGCAAGAAAAAGTCTTTGTTTTTTTGTTTTTGTTTAACATAGCTTTGTCAATTTGGTATGCTTTTTGGTTTTATAAAGGTTGGCTTCCATTAACAAAACGTTTTCACATTTTAGATACATTTAATTTTGCACGTTATCATTTTTTACGCCCGTTAGTTATCTATGTTTTATTCGCTCTTGGATTAAAAGTTTTATGGTTACAAGGGAAAATATGGAGACCCACTGTAACAGGTTTTGTGATTGCTCAAATTATTTTGTTAAGCTTTTATAATGAGGAAATTATTTTTCAAAATAAACCTTCAGTAAAGGAATTTTTTGCAGAAGAACAATTCCAGAAGATAAAAGAGTATATCGATTTACCTTTAGAACAGTACCGTGTCGCTAATATTGGTTTACATCCTGCTATCGCTCAGTACAATGGATTCTATACACTTGATACATACAATAATTTTTATCCTCTATCGTATAAATATGAATTCCGAAAAATAATCGAGAAGGAACTAGCGAAAAATGAAACGCTTCGTACATATTTTGACGAATGGGGTGGTCGCTGTTATATTTTTACCGAGGAACTTGGAAAACACTATATGTTTACAAAAAAATCAAACAGACGCTTGAAAAATGTAGAACTAAATATAGAGCATTTCAAAAAAATGGGTGGTCGTTACATATTTTCTGCTGTCCCAATTGAAAATACAGCAGAAAACAATTTATCTCTTGAAAAAATATTTACATCAAAGACATCGGCTTGGGAAATTTATTTATATGAAGCAATATAG
- a CDS encoding spore coat protein, whose protein sequence is MQLATHELRDLSELIAGCYNTINMMSTYIQQAQDPELKQLLQQHFPLHVQDYNLKVEFVQSQSEPNIEKFQPSKLTSVLSSYLKTPVEELPPVTPDVNGVTPNDRAIATGYLLNQKSAALNYAGSVLECANPSLRTFLENAFLNSGRHAYDVWQYMVKKGYYPLSTAPESEVQTLANIYQPVSQSF, encoded by the coding sequence ATGCAATTAGCTACACATGAATTACGTGATTTAAGTGAATTAATTGCTGGTTGTTATAATACAATTAACATGATGAGTACATACATTCAGCAAGCACAAGATCCAGAATTAAAACAATTATTGCAACAACATTTTCCATTACATGTGCAGGATTATAATTTAAAAGTTGAATTCGTACAGAGTCAAAGTGAACCAAATATTGAAAAATTTCAGCCATCTAAGTTAACGTCTGTACTATCTTCTTACTTAAAAACACCTGTTGAAGAGTTGCCACCTGTTACTCCGGATGTAAACGGAGTAACACCTAATGACCGAGCAATTGCAACTGGATACTTATTAAATCAAAAGTCGGCAGCTTTAAATTATGCTGGTTCTGTATTAGAATGTGCAAACCCTAGCTTAAGAACATTCTTAGAAAATGCTTTCTTAAATAGTGGTAGACATGCATACGATGTATGGCAATATATGGTCAAAAAAGGATATTATCCATTATCTACAGCTCCAGAATCAGAAGTGCAAACTTTAGCTAATATATACCAACCTGTTAGTCAATCTTTTTAA
- a CDS encoding non-ribosomal peptide synthetase codes for MKEIQEKYEIVEKLDATVGQEALWIAHQMEIEKGMNNEPIIIKLKGKLQIEVLEKALTVIVQSHPALRTIFKKRDEKINQLIQKNVEFDIPIKDLTAFKNTEQKSIFKNFLESIVNEKFSLEEGPLFKFNIIKFSEDTFILHLMFHHIIYDGWSLGVFIRQLSNTYGELLQEKTNVEFESPYKNLVEYEEGFIDSAIYKEGSSYWKDYLQGELTPTEFPIDFNKMNEKRYTDKNISKNINSDLFYQIQCFAKKNNISIYRVMLSTYCTLLHQMTNAEEIIVGIPINTRPHTEERNTFGYFVNTVPIRITIEKGETFKGILNKVNKSIHLAITYKHNPYSHIVKDLNLNTNTNHNMVYSTAFNTMKIPELKIPDIESTVLTDCKRVNPFNMTWRIMRYEGETENKIEIDYNSALYKPESISDLVERYIYLLQKLMKNVNEPIHSLDLLLEKDHRLYKEMNSNALTYPHSKTLDQLIDLQALKSPNQIAISMGDKSITYYELHQRSNQIANYLRENDLKKGQRVSITMEREIDTIVWILGILKSGGVYVPIDPKFPEKRIEYILKDSESQMIITKKEYRGLIESFAIHTIYLDDIHYANSIENIAPTHTIEDAAYIIYTSGSTGLPKGVVVPHKGVVNLSYSVINTFHLGKEDVFLQFATIIFDASIMEIFPILLCGGRMHLISEIEKRSAEEFINVIQKNGITYVVLPTAFFKLIADMPKEMLLKLKSVKRVFVGGETLPAESVRKWQSKLGLKIPVLNAYGPTETTVCATMYEVNGEIQKEISNIPIGKPIANSEVFVVSPFNTLCPSGVVGELFIGGDGVANGYLNQKEKTKEVFISFDKSQNLDKKMYRTGDLVRLLPNGNLEFIGRKDNQVKIRGYRIELDEIEGTLFKHPEVRDAVVFTYQNDKIVSFYLSKDNTELKQDALKTFLSESLPDFMIPNYVFHLESFPVSPSGKLDRKKLELQIPSLLANMQKQYVPPINETEKRLAKTWAEILNLEKYRIGRDDDFFKLGGHSLIAVQVLNQIQKEFHLKIEIRDIFEHTTIASLSAYIDKLMTVNHDREEQEKQVLKVADKESYQLSSAQKRIWFLNKYNAINRVYDTPLHIYIEPSLKKDILQDTIRFLVERHEMLRTVFIERNGEPRQVILNSIAIDLIHDEIEHMSKKEQQEYIRTTINQTDHTPFDLENGPLFRIRIFNLNKKKSYLYINLHHIITDEWSVRNLLDELMKVYSAFAKRRNPELPTISNRYVDYAEWEQEQLNLGRWDTEKSYWMAELAAPLPILNLPLDFSRNRQSTNKGTVFEMKLDNEMKESLKQVCEQENVSMYMLFLAAYFQLLHYLTDQKDIIVGTPVVGRNHQEFEQIQGFFVNTLAIRTQLNDVKNLTQLLQVVREKCLNSFQNQSYPFDKVIEQINPDRSFGNNPIFSTMFSYQKDILQQHDAYKLRLLPNKQDISKFDISLAVEEGLDYVGISFEYDINLFKEESINRFTQNLLTILDAFIHQRTVAYENLSFLSQEEESLYKKVNHTERPYPYFQNIQEQFYMQVNRQPDRIAIATATESLTYRQLNMSSNQVAQHLLEKGIKRGDKVAIFLDRSMNSIVSMLGILKAGAAYIPIDVKYPEDRINYIVRDSEACRIITNNKYKSYLNVSDYNVSIIEDIYRTTINDDVKILNRPDDLAYVIYTSGSTGKPKGTLLTHKGVLNLVEWRNEVFQISPNDKVTQFYSHSFDSSVSEIFSTLLNGAELYVLSDEQRYSTVAYAQAIQETQATISDLPTVFFNELSTSLTKLDSEKIRSLRFIIMGGEAASTNAIRSWQNTFKNQVQLVNEYGPTEATVSAMYYFIPVLEGDNNLLGSIPVGIPISNTKVHILNSYMQHCPVGAIGELYIESLGLAQGYWKQEEKTKQAFISNPFSEDNSKRLYRTGDLARWLPNGNIEFMGRKDKQVKIRGHRIELGEIEDAMLQLDGISQAVVTQTKDGMLLQAYYKTVDGIGVEKNKVAFHLSNVLPEYMIPKYYSHVLEIPITANGKIDFEKLPEIEFDNEQKDECILKPQTKVQKSIAKVWSEVLNVKSIGLKDDFFNLGGHSLKVMPALVKLKPLYPNLKIQDFFKYRTIEKLASHIEKMEDMSFKKEKNMNVACMENETKTTPVYETTKIEECELDMVNYPKTVFLTGSTGYLGAHILERLLQLPSTTIYCLVRKNEDQVIGAKLKERMELYFGKEILQKLKERVELIEGDLSLMNLGLDSKQLDHLKNRIESIIHCGGEVRHYGEREHFQKVNVQSTKYLLELAKNTNARFHYISTLSVVGQAESDPKEFEFFESNFDRGQNLDNLYLESKFQSEKMVREAMGKGVRATIYRVGNLVGNSKTGKFQYNINENAFYRLLKGICLSSIAPDVNTYVDLTPVDYGSLAITELSYKANTVNKTMHICNPHQLKWDQFINSLQAFGYDILLMKQEKYIEKFFNTNLTTDEQKALELIMPLLESVEELSVAIPSCLYTQGYLKNVHCLEPNQEYINLLLNYAMSIGYLPLIKEPILL; via the coding sequence ATGAAAGAAATACAAGAGAAATATGAAATTGTAGAAAAATTGGATGCAACGGTAGGCCAAGAAGCATTATGGATAGCTCATCAAATGGAAATAGAAAAAGGAATGAACAATGAACCGATTATAATAAAGCTAAAAGGAAAACTTCAGATAGAGGTTTTGGAGAAAGCGCTTACTGTAATAGTGCAATCACATCCGGCGCTACGTACAATATTTAAGAAGAGGGATGAAAAAATAAATCAATTAATTCAAAAGAATGTAGAATTTGATATACCAATTAAGGATTTAACTGCCTTTAAAAACACAGAACAAAAATCTATTTTTAAAAATTTCTTAGAATCTATAGTGAATGAGAAATTTAGTTTAGAAGAGGGGCCTTTGTTTAAATTCAACATCATTAAATTCAGTGAAGATACATTTATTTTACATTTAATGTTTCATCACATTATTTACGATGGATGGAGTTTAGGAGTTTTCATCCGACAATTATCTAATACGTATGGTGAATTACTTCAAGAGAAGACGAATGTAGAATTTGAATCTCCTTATAAGAACCTCGTAGAGTATGAGGAGGGTTTTATTGATAGTGCAATATATAAAGAAGGATCATCGTATTGGAAAGATTATTTACAAGGTGAGTTAACTCCTACAGAGTTTCCTATTGATTTTAATAAAATGAATGAAAAGAGATACACAGATAAAAATATAAGTAAGAATATTAATTCGGATTTATTTTATCAAATACAATGTTTTGCTAAAAAAAATAATATAAGTATTTATCGAGTAATGTTAAGTACTTATTGTACCTTGCTTCATCAAATGACAAATGCTGAAGAAATAATTGTTGGTATTCCAATTAATACTAGACCACATACAGAAGAACGAAATACTTTTGGTTATTTTGTTAATACAGTACCTATACGTATAACAATAGAAAAGGGAGAGACATTTAAGGGGATACTTAATAAAGTTAATAAATCTATTCATCTAGCTATTACGTATAAACATAATCCTTACTCACATATAGTAAAAGATTTAAATCTAAATACAAATACAAATCATAATATGGTATATTCCACAGCATTTAATACGATGAAGATACCGGAATTAAAAATTCCTGATATTGAGTCAACAGTTTTAACAGATTGTAAAAGAGTAAATCCTTTTAACATGACCTGGAGAATAATGAGATATGAAGGGGAAACAGAGAATAAAATTGAGATTGACTATAACTCAGCATTATATAAACCAGAGAGTATTAGTGATTTAGTCGAAAGATATATATATTTGTTACAAAAACTAATGAAGAATGTGAACGAACCTATCCATTCATTGGATTTACTTTTAGAGAAAGATCATCGTCTATACAAAGAAATGAACTCAAATGCTCTTACATATCCTCATTCAAAAACACTAGATCAATTAATTGATTTACAAGCATTAAAATCGCCAAATCAAATAGCAATTTCTATGGGGGATAAATCCATTACCTATTATGAATTGCATCAAAGGTCAAATCAAATAGCGAATTATTTACGTGAAAATGATTTGAAAAAGGGACAACGTGTAAGTATTACAATGGAGAGAGAGATTGATACCATTGTATGGATTCTAGGCATCTTAAAATCAGGTGGAGTTTATGTACCAATTGATCCAAAGTTTCCTGAAAAAAGAATAGAATACATCTTAAAAGATAGCGAAAGTCAAATGATTATTACAAAGAAAGAATATAGAGGATTGATTGAAAGTTTTGCAATTCATACAATTTATCTAGATGATATTCATTACGCTAATTCTATAGAAAATATTGCGCCTACACATACCATAGAAGATGCAGCTTATATTATCTACACGTCAGGTTCAACAGGTTTGCCAAAAGGAGTCGTTGTACCACATAAAGGCGTAGTTAATTTATCATATTCAGTAATCAATACATTTCATTTAGGCAAAGAAGATGTGTTTTTACAATTTGCAACGATCATTTTTGACGCCTCCATTATGGAAATATTTCCGATTTTGCTATGTGGAGGGAGAATGCATTTAATTTCTGAAATCGAAAAACGTTCAGCAGAGGAATTTATAAATGTAATTCAAAAGAATGGTATTACATATGTAGTTTTACCAACTGCATTTTTTAAATTAATAGCTGATATGCCAAAAGAAATGTTACTTAAATTAAAATCTGTAAAACGTGTATTTGTAGGAGGGGAAACTTTACCTGCTGAATCAGTTCGTAAATGGCAAAGTAAATTAGGGTTAAAGATTCCAGTTCTTAATGCATATGGTCCTACTGAAACTACTGTATGTGCAACCATGTATGAAGTAAATGGTGAGATACAAAAAGAAATCTCTAATATCCCAATAGGTAAACCAATTGCTAATAGTGAAGTTTTCGTGGTTAGTCCGTTTAATACGTTATGTCCGTCAGGTGTAGTAGGTGAGTTATTTATTGGCGGTGATGGAGTTGCCAACGGATATTTAAATCAAAAGGAAAAAACAAAAGAGGTGTTTATTTCTTTTGATAAATCCCAAAATCTTGATAAAAAGATGTATCGTACTGGAGATTTAGTACGTCTTTTACCGAATGGAAATTTAGAATTTATCGGAAGGAAAGATAATCAAGTAAAAATACGTGGGTATAGAATTGAGCTTGATGAAATCGAAGGAACATTATTTAAACATCCAGAGGTGAGAGATGCTGTAGTATTCACTTATCAAAACGACAAAATTGTTAGTTTTTATTTATCAAAAGACAATACAGAACTAAAACAAGATGCATTAAAAACATTCTTAAGTGAAAGTTTACCAGATTTTATGATTCCAAATTATGTATTTCACCTTGAAAGTTTTCCTGTATCACCAAGCGGGAAACTAGATAGAAAAAAATTAGAATTACAAATCCCATCTTTACTTGCAAACATGCAGAAGCAATATGTTCCACCGATAAATGAAACAGAAAAAAGATTGGCAAAAACATGGGCAGAGATTTTAAATTTAGAGAAATATAGAATCGGCAGAGATGATGACTTTTTTAAACTTGGGGGACATTCATTAATTGCTGTGCAAGTGTTAAATCAAATTCAAAAAGAGTTTCATCTAAAAATTGAAATTAGAGATATTTTTGAGCATACAACGATTGCTAGTCTATCTGCTTACATCGATAAATTAATGACTGTAAATCATGATAGGGAAGAACAGGAGAAGCAAGTATTAAAAGTTGCAGATAAGGAAAGTTATCAATTATCAAGTGCTCAAAAAAGAATCTGGTTTTTAAATAAGTATAATGCCATTAATAGAGTATATGATACACCACTACACATATATATTGAGCCGAGTTTAAAAAAGGATATTTTACAAGATACCATAAGATTTTTAGTTGAACGACACGAGATGCTACGAACAGTGTTTATTGAAAGAAATGGGGAGCCTAGACAAGTCATCTTAAACTCAATAGCGATAGACTTGATTCACGATGAGATTGAACACATGTCTAAAAAAGAACAACAAGAATATATACGTACAACAATAAATCAAACGGATCATACACCATTTGATTTAGAAAATGGCCCTCTTTTTAGGATTAGAATTTTTAATCTGAATAAGAAAAAGTCTTATTTATATATCAATTTACATCACATTATTACAGATGAGTGGAGTGTAAGGAATTTATTAGATGAATTAATGAAGGTATATAGTGCCTTTGCAAAACGTAGAAATCCTGAGTTGCCAACTATCTCTAATCGATATGTAGATTATGCTGAGTGGGAACAGGAGCAGTTAAATTTAGGTCGGTGGGATACGGAAAAATCTTATTGGATGGCCGAACTTGCAGCACCTCTTCCTATACTAAATCTTCCTTTAGATTTTAGTAGGAATCGTCAAAGTACAAATAAGGGTACAGTATTTGAAATGAAGTTAGATAATGAAATGAAAGAGTCTTTGAAACAAGTATGTGAACAAGAGAATGTTTCTATGTATATGCTATTTTTAGCAGCGTATTTTCAATTGTTACATTATCTAACGGATCAAAAAGATATTATTGTAGGTACACCGGTTGTTGGAAGGAATCATCAAGAATTTGAACAAATACAAGGATTTTTTGTAAATACCCTAGCAATTAGAACACAATTAAATGATGTGAAAAATTTAACACAGCTATTACAAGTAGTGAGAGAAAAATGTTTGAATTCTTTCCAAAATCAATCGTACCCATTTGATAAAGTAATTGAACAAATAAATCCTGATAGAAGCTTTGGAAATAACCCGATCTTTTCTACTATGTTTAGTTATCAGAAAGATATTCTGCAGCAACATGATGCGTACAAGCTTCGATTGTTACCTAATAAACAAGATATTAGTAAATTTGACATTTCTTTAGCTGTTGAAGAAGGATTGGATTATGTAGGGATTTCATTTGAGTATGATATTAATCTTTTCAAGGAAGAGTCAATTAATAGGTTTACTCAAAATTTACTTACTATACTGGACGCCTTTATTCATCAACGAACAGTAGCATATGAAAATCTTTCATTCCTATCACAGGAAGAAGAATCTTTATATAAAAAGGTAAATCATACAGAAAGACCATATCCTTATTTTCAAAATATACAGGAGCAATTCTATATGCAAGTAAATAGACAACCCGATCGGATTGCTATAGCGACTGCAACGGAATCTTTAACATATAGACAATTAAATATGAGCTCTAATCAAGTAGCTCAACATTTACTCGAAAAAGGTATAAAAAGAGGTGATAAGGTAGCCATATTTTTAGATAGAAGTATGAATAGTATCGTTTCTATGCTTGGAATATTAAAAGCCGGTGCTGCCTATATACCAATCGATGTAAAATACCCTGAGGATAGAATAAATTATATAGTTCGTGATAGTGAGGCATGTAGAATTATCACGAATAATAAATACAAAAGTTATTTGAATGTAAGTGATTATAATGTTTCAATAATAGAGGATATATATCGTACGACTATAAATGATGATGTGAAAATTTTAAATAGACCAGATGACTTGGCATATGTAATTTATACTTCAGGATCAACAGGAAAACCAAAAGGTACATTATTAACGCATAAAGGAGTATTAAATTTAGTTGAATGGAGAAATGAAGTATTTCAGATTTCTCCAAATGATAAAGTAACACAGTTTTATTCCCATAGTTTTGATTCTTCTGTATCGGAAATTTTTTCAACCTTGTTAAATGGGGCAGAACTATATGTATTAAGTGATGAACAGCGCTATTCAACTGTCGCATATGCACAAGCCATTCAAGAAACACAAGCAACTATTTCTGACTTACCAACAGTATTTTTCAATGAATTATCGACTTCATTAACTAAACTGGATAGCGAAAAGATACGTTCTTTAAGATTTATAATAATGGGAGGGGAAGCTGCATCAACAAATGCCATTAGAAGTTGGCAAAATACTTTTAAAAACCAAGTACAGTTGGTAAATGAGTATGGCCCTACTGAAGCAACCGTTTCAGCAATGTATTATTTCATACCAGTTTTAGAAGGCGACAATAATCTTTTAGGAAGCATACCAGTTGGTATTCCTATTTCTAATACAAAGGTTCATATATTGAATTCATATATGCAACATTGTCCGGTAGGGGCTATAGGTGAATTATATATTGAAAGTTTAGGATTGGCCCAAGGGTATTGGAAGCAGGAAGAGAAAACAAAACAGGCATTTATTTCAAACCCATTTTCAGAAGACAATAGCAAAAGATTATACCGAACTGGTGATTTAGCAAGATGGTTACCAAATGGAAATATAGAATTTATGGGAAGAAAAGATAAGCAGGTTAAAATTAGAGGGCACAGAATTGAGTTAGGGGAAATAGAAGATGCAATGTTACAACTTGATGGGATAAGTCAGGCTGTGGTAACACAAACGAAAGATGGAATGTTACTGCAAGCTTATTATAAAACAGTGGACGGTATAGGGGTAGAGAAAAATAAGGTAGCTTTCCATTTATCAAATGTATTGCCAGAATATATGATCCCTAAATATTACTCTCATGTGTTAGAAATACCAATAACGGCGAATGGGAAAATTGATTTTGAAAAATTGCCAGAAATAGAGTTTGATAATGAACAAAAGGATGAGTGTATACTTAAGCCTCAAACTAAAGTGCAAAAAAGCATTGCAAAGGTATGGTCTGAAGTTCTAAACGTAAAATCTATAGGTTTAAAAGACGATTTCTTTAATTTGGGTGGACATTCTTTAAAAGTTATGCCGGCATTAGTCAAATTAAAACCGTTATACCCTAACTTGAAAATTCAAGATTTCTTTAAGTATAGAACCATAGAAAAATTAGCCTCTCATATTGAAAAGATGGAAGATATGTCTTTCAAGAAAGAGAAAAATATGAATGTAGCATGTATGGAAAATGAAACGAAAACGACTCCTGTTTATGAAACAACTAAAATAGAAGAATGTGAGTTAGATATGGTGAATTATCCAAAAACAGTTTTCCTTACAGGGTCAACAGGATATTTAGGAGCACATATTTTAGAACGGTTATTACAGTTACCATCTACGACTATTTACTGTTTAGTAAGAAAAAATGAGGATCAAGTAATTGGTGCAAAGTTAAAAGAAAGAATGGAGTTATATTTCGGTAAAGAAATCCTCCAAAAGTTGAAGGAGAGAGTAGAATTAATTGAAGGAGATTTATCTTTGATGAATCTAGGTCTAGATTCAAAGCAATTGGACCATTTAAAGAATAGGATAGAGTCAATCATACATTGTGGTGGAGAAGTTAGACACTATGGAGAACGTGAGCATTTTCAAAAGGTAAATGTTCAATCTACAAAATACTTATTGGAATTAGCTAAGAACACAAATGCACGTTTTCATTATATATCGACTTTAAGTGTAGTAGGTCAGGCTGAAAGCGATCCAAAAGAATTTGAATTCTTTGAGTCTAATTTTGATAGAGGGCAAAATTTAGATAATCTGTACCTGGAAAGTAAGTTTCAAAGCGAGAAAATGGTCAGAGAAGCAATGGGAAAAGGAGTTCGTGCCACGATATACCGTGTGGGGAATTTAGTGGGTAACTCTAAAACAGGTAAATTTCAATACAATATTAATGAAAACGCATTTTATAGATTATTAAAAGGGATATGCCTATCTAGCATAGCTCCTGACGTTAATACGTATGTAGATTTAACGCCTGTAGACTATGGAAGTTTAGCTATTACTGAATTATCTTATAAGGCCAATACAGTAAATAAAACCATGCATATTTGTAATCCACATCAGCTTAAATGGGACCAATTTATTAATAGTTTACAAGCTTTTGGATACGATATCCTGTTAATGAAACAAGAGAAGTATATAGAGAAGTTTTTTAATACGAATCTAACTACTGATGAACAGAAAGCTTTAGAGCTCATAATGCCTTTATTAGAATCTGTAGAAGAGCTATCAGTAGCTATACCATCTTGTTTATACACGCAAGGATATTTGAAGAATGTACATTGTTTAGAGCCAAATCAAGAGTATATCAATTTGTTATTAAACTATGCTATGAGTATAGGGTATTTACCATTAATTAAAGAACCAATACTGTTGTAG